The genomic interval GGGAGACGGTGCCGTCCTTCGCCATTTCGTAGGCCGTGACGCCGGTTATCGCGATGTCGGGATAGCTTTCGACGGAGACGGAGGCCGCGCGCGCGACGTTTGCCGCCTGTGCGCTCACCGTGCCGAAGAAGTCCTGCGGGTCGTAGCTCCCGACCAGCACATAGCCGTGGTCGTTGTCGGCGCTGAGCTGCTCGCCGTCATAGGATATCACCGCGTGCAGCCAGCCGAGGCCGGTCTCCGTGGGGGCCGTCCAGCCTTTAAGAACGGCATAGTCCCAGTTGTCCCCGCTATCCTCCGAATTCCCGGTGCGTCCGCTTATACTCTTGATGGCCGCCGGATTGCCGCCGGTTATCTCTTCACAGCCGCCGTCCGTGGCCGGGTTCGCGGCGGGATAGTTTGTCCCTCCCTCTGTCCAGGGCTGGTAGTAGAATCTGACCTTGACCTCTCTTGTGTTAACGAAGCTGTAGTTTATCACGCGCAGCCTCAGGTTGTATTTCTGGCCGCATTCGAGCAGTTTTGTCGCCGTGCCCTGATAGGCTCCCGTAGTGACCGGCGCGCCGTTATCCACCCTTTCAAAGCTCAGGCCGCGCATCTGATGGCTCGTGTTCGGGTTGTCGTTTTCGGCGAGGTAGTAGACCATGCTCTCTAAATTTTGTCCCGCGGATTTATTCTTTATGTCGTTGTTCCAGCGGAAGGGCAGCAGCAGCCCCGGGTCGGCGTAGGTCTCATAGGGGCTGCCCGGCCCCCATATCTTGCTTTGGAATGATTCAAGCTCCGGCACGGCGTAGCCGACGCAGAAGGCCCCGTCGTCCTGCGTGAAGTAGGCGGCGTCCGACTTGAACTGCATGTCGGCGGCGCTCCAGTTATCGGTGTACATCGTATAGCTGCGCGCGCCGGGCCAGGCCATCGTCATGCCGTACATTTCCGAGGCGTTGGTGGTGGTTGTCGAGTCCGTTGTATAGGTATAGTCTCCCTCAAGGTCGACTTTTATGGTAATTTCTCTCAGCAGCAGATGCTTTCCTACCGTGGGGTGTATATAGGTATGCGCGCCGACCGTCCCGCGGACGCTATTCAAATCGGTGTCGCTTGACGAGGCGGAGGCGTCCAGGTGGAACTCGCTCGCGTCGAGGTTGCCGATGACGTTGCCGGAGCCGGTTACGAATACCTCGCCGTTGACGTCGGCCAGGGGATCATTCTTATTTATGGATATTTTCTTATCCCTGCCCTGCGGGTATCCCGTTATGTCTATGAGCCGCTTGGGATAGGTGAAAAGGTTGTAGTTGTCGTGCAGCGGCTCGTACCACGAGACGCTCCTCCCCGGCGTCGGAGTGAATGTCGAGGCCGTCTCCGTGGGGACGATATACTGGATGTAGTTCTGCGCCTTGTATTCGGCGCCCTTGTCGTCGGAGACCGTCACATACCTCCTGCTCTCCGGGAAGATGACCGGATAGCGGCAGATGTTGTAATCGTTGGCCCGGTAATAGAGCTGGTCGTCCCGGTCTGCCTTGTAGGAGAAGGTGCCGTTAAGGGTCGAGGAATATCCGGCCGTATGCGCGTCTACCCATTCGCCGCCGCCCTCTATGGCGAAATCGATCAGCGGGTCTTCATTGGCGTAGCTTTCCGTGCGGTGGAATACCGCATCCATCAGGGTGCCTCTGTGCGAAGCCTCCGCTCCCACGGAAGCGCCGAATTTCCCGTCGTTTGCCGTCGTAGTGGACGAGGATTTCCCCCACTCTTTGTTAAGCTGCATGCCGGTGTAATAGCCCTCGGTGTCGAATACGGCGAAGGAGTCTAGCGTCACCTTGCCGTCCTCCTCGGCATAACCCGACAGCGCGCTGCCGGCGGCGCGTACGCGGTCCCAGTGCTTCGGCGGCGCCTGCGTCACCATAAAGAGCTCGATGTTGTCCTCCACCGTGACGACGGTCGGCGCGCCGACGATGAGGCTCTCATCATAAAGGTCGACGGCCTGCACTATCGGTCCCATGTTGCCCTGCATCATCACGCCCTGATACCAGCCCTTGCCCTCCAGCTGCAGGCTGCCTGCGTACCAGGAGAAGACGCCCACGTCGACATTGCCTTTGCCGCCCATGTGTCCCACCGC from Cloacibacillus sp. carries:
- a CDS encoding VCBS repeat-containing protein; translated protein: MANDPLDVIKNARLVPKQRLAITYRGGDWNINNFVFTAKTNDVMTRDMSVANELRTLYASSMGADNNSNYVFASASAEGYISSEVALSPDLCGDTSVMVRKNLLVNSYLVRHDGGTNELYLSVREGDEMSKPIKIPDVVPTYAFSNYYGVEIALNMGTAHDIAAFDWNGDGYADYLLSFCTTAGDGEVYTRLLLVDGKSLYEKSKNSSAEAPKYYYVNGGGTAVGIRSMYFTTGIGYRMALGDFDGDGEAEAAIYFPSGTDDLNNINNGKLEVYKIKTNNDGGFAFSQIYTEDTKIYPSLCYVGLATGDINGDGRDELALLTPVPDSGTVWAYMIKINVYQWKGGAFAKTVDSAPTGVAIMSPTTTSFPSVNAAIADLDGDGLGELVWTLPDFTEDSEFQLKLYVNDWNLQKGADVTGAGAQYGYNLHDDGIGWSLDFNYIHHSLCTGRFFEPKVNNSSIRCSQIAVGHMGGKGNVDVGVFSWYAGSLQLEGKGWYQGVMMQGNMGPIVQAVDLYDESLIVGAPTVVTVEDNIELFMVTQAPPKHWDRVRAAGSALSGYAEEDGKVTLDSFAVFDTEGYYTGMQLNKEWGKSSSTTTANDGKFGASVGAEASHRGTLMDAVFHRTESYANEDPLIDFAIEGGGEWVDAHTAGYSSTLNGTFSYKADRDDQLYYRANDYNICRYPVIFPESRRYVTVSDDKGAEYKAQNYIQYIVPTETASTFTPTPGRSVSWYEPLHDNYNLFTYPKRLIDITGYPQGRDKKISINKNDPLADVNGEVFVTGSGNVIGNLDASEFHLDASASSSDTDLNSVRGTVGAHTYIHPTVGKHLLLREITIKVDLEGDYTYTTDSTTTTNASEMYGMTMAWPGARSYTMYTDNWSAADMQFKSDAAYFTQDDGAFCVGYAVPELESFQSKIWGPGSPYETYADPGLLLPFRWNNDIKNKSAGQNLESMVYYLAENDNPNTSHQMRGLSFERVDNGAPVTTGAYQGTATKLLECGQKYNLRLRVINYSFVNTREVKVRFYYQPWTEGGTNYPAANPATDGGCEEITGGNPAAIKSISGRTGNSEDSGDNWDYAVLKGWTAPTETGLGWLHAVISYDGEQLSADNDHGYVLVGSYDPQDFFGTVSAQAANVARAASVSVESYPDIAITGVTAYEMAKDGTVS